From a region of the Pan paniscus chromosome 19, NHGRI_mPanPan1-v2.0_pri, whole genome shotgun sequence genome:
- the LOC117976444 gene encoding putative homeobox protein Meis3-like 2, which translates to PPLGAGAGVHARSPHPARRLPLTAAGGGGRASGLLPTPWRRHHGPSGAAAPGCTLPRGQALEGPWSCRRPQPTARRYDELPHYPGIADGPAALAGFPEAVPAAPGPYGPHRPPQPLPPGLDSDGLKRDKDEIYGHPLFPLLALVFEKCELATCSPRDGAGAGLGTPRGGDVCSSDSFNEDNTAFAKQVRSERPFFSSNPELDNLMIQAIQVLRFHLLELEKGKMPIDLVIEDRDGGCREDFEDYPASCPSLPDQNNIWIRDHEDSGSVHLGTPGPSSGGLASQSGDNSSDQGVGLDTSVASPSSGGEDEDLDQEPRRNKKRGIFPKVATNIMRAWLFQHLSHPYPSEEQKKQLAQDTGLTILQVNNWFINARRRIVQPMIDQSNRTGQGAAFSPEGQPIGGYTETEPHVAFRPPASVGMSLNLEGEWHYL; encoded by the coding sequence CCCCCGCTGGGGGCGGGGGCCGGGGTCCATGCGCGGAGCCCCCACCCGGCCCGGCGCCTGCCGCTGACggcggcggggggtggggggcgcgcATCTGGCCTCCTGCCCACCCCCTGGCGTCGACATCACGGGCCGTCGGGGGCTGCGGCCCCGGGCTGCACCCTACCCCGCGGCCAGGCTCTGGAGGGACCCTGGAGCTGCCGCCGGCCTCAGCCCACGGCCCGGAGGTACGATGAGCTGCCGCACTACCCAGGCATCGCGGATGGCCCCGCAGCCCTGGCTGGCTTCCCAGAGGCAGTGCCCGCGGCACCAGGGCCCTATGGCCCTCACCGGCCTCCCCAGCCCCTACCCCCAGGCTTGGACAGCGACGGCCTGAAGAGGGACAAGGATGAGATCTATGGACACCCGCTCTTCCCCCTCTTGGCCCTGGTCTTTGAGAAATGTGAACTGGCTACATGCTCTCCCCGTGATGGGGCCGGAGCTGGGCTGGGGACACCCCGCGGCGGTGACGTCTGCTCCTCTGATTCCTTCAACGAGGACAACACTGCCTTCGCCAAGCAGGTTCGCTCTGAGAGGCCCTTCTTCTCCTCCAACCCAGAACTGGACAATCTGATGATCCAGGCCATCCAAGTGCTGCGGTTCCACCTGCTGGAGCTGGAGAAGGGAAAGATGCCCATCGACCTGGTCATCGAGGATCGGGATGGTGGCTGCAGGGAGGACTTCGAGGACTACccagcctcctgccccagcctcccagaccAGAATAATATATGGATTCGAGACCATGAGGATAGCGGGTCTGTACATTTGGGGACCCCAGGTCCATCCAGCGGGggcctggcctcccagagtggggACAACTCCAGTGACCAAGGAGTCGGGCTGGACACCAGCGTGGCCTCTCCCAGTTCTGGTGGAGAAGATGAGGACTTGGACCAGGAGCCACGGCGAAACAAGAAGAGGGGGATCTTCCCCAAGGTGGCCACCAACATCATGCGAGCCTGGTTGTTCCAGCACCTCTCGCACCCGTACCCCTCGGAGGAGCAGAAGAAACAGCTGGCGCAGGACACGGGGCTCACCATCCTGCAAGTCAACAACTGGTTCATTAATGCCCGGAGACGCATCGTGCAACCTATGATCGATCAATCCAACCGCACAGGGCAGGGTGCAGCCTTCAGCCCAGAGGGCCAGCCCATTGGGGGCTATACCGAGACAGAGCCACACGTGGCCTTCCGGCCTCCAGCATCAGTGGGGATGAGTTTGAACTtggaaggagaatggcattatCTATAG